In Rhinolophus sinicus isolate RSC01 chromosome X, ASM3656204v1, whole genome shotgun sequence, a single genomic region encodes these proteins:
- the TCEAL7 gene encoding transcription elongation factor A protein-like 7 translates to MQKPCKENEEKPKCSVPKREEERPYGEFERQQTEGNFRQRLLQSLEEFKEDIDYRHFNNEEMTREGDEMERCLEEIRGLRKKFRALHSNNRHSRDRPYPI, encoded by the coding sequence ATGCAAAAGCCCTGCAAAGAAAACGAAGAAAAGCCCAAGTGTAGCGTgccaaagagagaggaagaacgCCCCTATGGAGAATTTGAACGCCAGCAAACAGAAGGGAATTTTAGACAAAGGCTGCTTCAGTCTCTCGAGGAATTTAAAGAGGACATAGATTATAGgcattttaataatgaagaaaTGACAAGAGAGGGCGATGAGATGGAAAGGTGTTTGGAAGAGATAAGGGGTCTGAGAAAGAAGTTTAGGGCTCTGCATTCTAACAACAGACATTCCCGGGACCGGCCTTATCCCATTTAA